A region of the Coxiella-like endosymbiont genome:
GAGCGAAATTAATGAAAGTCTTCGAGACAATTTTGCTCATAATTGTTTCTATTGGCGGGGGAATGCTCGCTTTACCTATAATATCTAGTAGCTACTGAAGGTTATTATCATTCAATTATTCTTTTTTAGGTGCTCGGACAGTTACTGTTTTAGCTGCTTTCTATATTTTAGAAGTTAATTTATGGCTTCCTAAAAATACCAATTTTATTTCTATTTGACCCCATTTGAGTGCTTTACCTAGCGCAAAGCAATTAAACTGGTGTCATTAACGGTAATGGTTTGATAGTGATCAATTTCATAGAATTTTATATACGGCGAATACGTATTGAGGATGAAGTATGGACTCTGAATAATAGAAACGGGCGTTGCTGTTGGAAGAAAATAATAAATAGTGGTGCCAATTAAAAAAGTAATAAGCATCGTTATAAAAAATTGATATACCTGTTTTTTATCAAATCAGAATAAAATTAGAGGTTCCAGTAAGATTTCAAAGGCTAAAAATTTGTATGTCCTCATACCAACAGCTCTTTAATAAAGAGATGTTTCTGTGGTCCATTGCAAGAGTGTGGTGGTGTTAAACCTCAAGACTTGATATCAAAGTGTAATAAAGCGCAATCGATCCGTGAGAATGGTGTGTATTGAATTACCGTTCATTAAAACGGAAAAAGAAATCAATATAAAAAAATAGAGAGAGTAGGTTTTGGTAAAAAATGCTAATCGAGAAGCTGCTTTTTTAGCAGCTGTGGTATAATCCAAAAGAACAAGCATCACAGAGGCCAATAAACCCATCGCCAGAGCAAATTAATTAAAATCGGGGAATCCATTCCAAGTCCATTGATTAGCTTATAAAAATACCCGATAAGAAAACCCGACAAAATTGGCTTAAAAATAAGATACTCTTTTTTTATAATATGCTGATTTTAATAGAATTTAATTTATCTAAGCATATTAAATCCGAGTTTAAACTGATCCAACACATCTCATCCCAAACATCACAGACAAAGGTGTATTCTGGTTTACTCACTCATAAGAGGCAGAAACGATCAGTATAGAGCCAAAACCTTAAGTAAACCTTAAAAAAATTGATAGCCCAACTAAACTTTCCCTAGGAACTAAACTTTCCCTAAGATTAACCCTAAGATTAACAAGTTATAATATCATTTCTAATAACACCCTTAGTAACTTTGTAGCACTCTTAGTAACTTTGCTCGATAAAATAAAAATCGTACAATCCGCTGAATGGTGATTCATATATGCAAAATGCCTATTACATTTTTTTACGAAGTATTAAATTTAGAAAAGCCTTTGAATACATTCCGCTAGATGATATTGATCGTTCAAAGCTGTCCCCCTCTCCACCGAAGGATTAGCTCATACAATTTGAAAACATCTATCGCGGACACAATTCTCCTTTCACCCTAAACTTATTTGGAATCCATGTTGGGAAAAGCTCTAAGTATCAATTTAAATCATTGTTAATTGATTCTTTGAAACTAATTTATTATCAATTAACAGGCATTCTTGATAAGCAATTAGGAAAATTATCTAAAAATTCACGTGAAATACTATTTTTCCAATTAGTAGAAGAAATGAATCAATGTACAGATGGTTTTCATGACCATGTCGAGAATATTTTAGCTTCCTTTCAAAAATAGTCAACATTCCCTCAATTACTTTACTGCATCTGAAGAAAACTTGTCGCTGAATTGCAATCAAAAAATGATCAAGTTCACACAAATAATTAAATCACTGTTGTCGCTGCTACTGATGGTCTAGGAATTCAGTCAGTAAGAGACTAAGTCAATAAGAGACACAGATAATTATCGATGCCTTTTGCAGGAAGAAACTATAAGGAACACTTTAAAGAAAAAATTTACTCATTTAAATTTACCTATTCTGTTGGCAGAGCGTCTAAAAAACTTCTTTTAAAAAAAATTATGCAGCGCTATCAAATAATACTAAAACAAATAGAAATTCCTACCTTTTAGTAAGGACTGACAATTTTGAGAAATTTATTAAGCAATTTTTTCTTAACCATTTTACAGAAAAAATTCATATAATATTCTTGATGAATATGCAAGTTAGTAAAAATATTTTTTAATCGAAATTGAAATAAATTAAAATGACACTATTTACGACACTCATGTTTATGATATTAACTAGCCCTCAATTTATCAATCTTTTCAAAATTTCTGGAGATAAATTAATTTTTATCACTACATTATTAATTAATCAAAAATAATATTCGGAATTTTTAAAGAAGTTAGATTAGATTCAATTAGAATTTCGCGATTATTATGAACGATTAATGGAATTTATTAAAGAAAAAAATTTACTTTCTAATTTTAATTCATTAATTACTTATCTTATGAAATAAATAGAAAAACTATACAGAGATACATTAGAAATATTTCAGTCCTTCCAATTGATAATTATTATTAAAACATATGTGACTGTTGCTTACGTTGACTCTCTAAGGAATACTCCGATATCGGTCTAAACTGATAAAAATTTTATTAGAATTTGTAATCCGCGAATTAGCAAATGATAGCAGTAATTCATAGACTAAAGGCAACTAACGTTCTTTTTGAATTCATTAGTATTTAAAAATCAATTAATAAAGATCAGAAGTTCTTAAAAAAATATTTATTCATACAAGAAAATACATGAATATTTCAATGATAAATGTATTTTATTAATCAAAAATTAAAAGAAATCTTTTAAATTTTATTATTAAATATCTTAATGATCCTAAAGCTATAGAAACTATACTAACTCAAGCTACTCAGACAGATGAAAATACTCTCCTGTTACTGATTTTAGACGACAAACCAGAAGTCTCAAAAATTATTTTAGAATTCATAAGAAAATTTTCTAAGTTCTTTAACGATTCAAAAACTTTAAAAAAAATACTAAACCATCAACAGGCGAGAAATAATGAAGATTCCTTGATGAGATTGTTACATCATTCACTGAAAATAAAAACCATGATTTGGGAATTAATGGTACAACACAAAGAAATTTCTGCCATAGATATCTTTAAAAACTCTATTTTTCCCTATTTAAAAAGTGATATTAATGATGAAAATGAACTTTCAGAACTTCATCGGGAATTTCGTTTCTCAACTTCTTTAGATCTAACTCTCTTGAATAATTCAATCCCATCATTGAGAGAATTATTAGTACCGGAAACAAATCTGATTTCTTTATTACACCTTGTCCGTTATCAACCCAAATCTGTAATCGCTATTTTCAAATGTATGTCTCAACATTCTCAATTATTAGGGTTAAAACCATAGTTCATCTGTTAACTCAAACAGATAATTAAGGCTTTATTTACTAAGAAAAGCAGCCTATGATTCATAGTGAGCGCTTTAATTTCTTGCTCAATAACGAACAAATGATCTAACGTGTCGTTAAATTCCTCCGCGGTAAAAGGGCCTCCTTCGTGATAATTAAAAAGACGCAACCGAGACGGCTCAGTCAATCATAATTCGATACCTTTCAGTACACCATTTTTTAACCTAATCGTGACACCCTCTCTACTTCTTTATTAAATAAAACGCTATATTCAGTTGGATCAATCAATTCGGAATTGGCACTCGTCGGTAATTTTCAATAAATTTACAAATTTTCCAGATTAAAAATCAGAAATAAAAATTGAAATAACATCTGATTGTCTTCAGTCGCTCTATAATTGATGATTAAAAAACGGGTGTTATCTCGTTTATGGTCATTACAAACTCCTGCTCGCTCATGTTTTTAATCGTTTTTCGAGCGCATCAAAAATTTCCTAGTGATTTTAAAAGCCTTTAGATTCATCGAATGTCCCAGTACTACCCTTAGGAACGTGCCCCATGTCATCCGCCGTTAAAAATCGACCGTAGCGTCTTAACTGTAAATCTTAATCTTGTATTAGTTTTAATCGGTCACTCCCTGCTAAAAGATAAAGGGCCACACCCTAGGAAAATGATTTTGCTGCTAGAGCGCTTTTTCACGCGACACACGCGACAACAATAAATGTGCACCCTTTGAGCGATCGTCTAGGTATTTTAAACGTGAATAAGCACTCGTTTTAAAATACTTACTTTTTAATTTGCCATTTGGTTTTAACAGTTTCTCACGAAGCCCTTAAATTTTCTCTCACGGCGTTAAAAGACAAACCGGCTTTTTAAAATTCCGAGCGGCTTCCTCACGCTGCAAATAGCGGATTAGTTCATCGAATAGTTTCTCCTTAGTAAACAATCACTTCGAAAGTTTAATTCCATATCTTTTTTTGAACGAGCGTTCGAAACCGTTCCGTTTGATCGATGAGCGTAGGATCAATAAGCTTATAAGCGGACGGGCCCTTACTCCTAATAAGAATCTGTTATATTTCAATAGGGATTAGCTCTGCAATCACGTGGCCCTTTTCGAGTTGATCATAAATCCAAGAATACAATCTTTTAAATTGTGCGAAAATACTTTTTTGTGATCGATCAATTATGTCTTCAAAGTGACGTCATTCCTCAAACAACTTTTGTAAGCGCTCGATTTGATTTGATGATTAACAAATTCGTCAAGAATCCAATTTTTTCAGAGTTGCTGTACAGACACTCTAATGAGCTGTTCAGAATAGTGTCCACCAAATCTTTATTGATTCCTTTACCATTACACGCCAATCGTCGTGCAGCAAAATTAACCCCTCCCAATCGATTAGGCTATGAGCCACAGCAAATGAAAAATAAGTAAAAGTATGAGTTCAGTAGTAATCCTGCGTAATGGTAATGGGCTATAGGGTTTCTGGCATTAGCTTCTTGTTCAATCACCCACGATTTATCATTAATTTTTTCAAATTCTTTGCGTGAATAGTTCATGTGGTAGCAAATACTGTTACTGTAATACAAATACTGTTACTGTAATAACAGCACATGGGATTTAAGAAAAAATTCTTCTGCACCTAATTCCATCGTTTTAAAAAATCCTTTCGGATCAGTAGGTTATTCGTTATTGCTTCAGGATCCGGTGTTTATCTGGCAAGGAGATTTCGCATTAGTTATTCTCAACTTCTTACTATTAAAGTTAGATTTTCCGGTATTAATAAACTTCTTTTTTTACAGGAATTATTTGCTGCCTTTTGTAATTCTTTACTGTAGAGTGCTGAATAAAGCACTGTTCCTGAACCTTGTTCGATAACATTAATCTTACCTTATTCACTAAAGGTCGGTTTGGCATTTAATCGCGTGCTTTCATTCAGTATGTCTTGATAGGACGTCGTTGGGTTATTTAAAAATTTAAAAGCAGAAATTTTAAAGCAGAAGCAGCAGTATACCTTTTTTGCGTTTCTTGAATTTTTAGTGATAATCCGGTCACTTCTTTGGGTGAGACATTTTGAAAGTGGTCTAACGCTTACAATGTCTATTGAGCACCCTCTTGCGGCATTAATCAACTGTAATCGTTCATTTTCCTTGATTAAGGCAAGTTCGGTCACGTTTTGCGTTTTACGACCATTTAGATTTCAATAGGCGATAAAAAATTAATCCCGTGTTTTTGAGCATCATTAATTTTTTGGCTTGTTCGAGAGGCAAAGAACTTATAGGCTAAAAATAAATTTTCAGAATGGGATTTTCGAATATTCTGTATCTCTTTTTCACCGTCTTTCGCCTTAATTAAACCCTCCTCAACTCCTGATTTAACAAGTTCAATTATAAGTCCCAATCGTTTCTTCAGCACCGCGAGTAGATGCAAGTATTTTCTGTTCAGGCTGTTTTTATTGTTATTCGGTCCAATCATTAATCAATTATGGTGTGATATGATCACCACGATTAATTAAATTCATCGTAGCACCAAGATGACTGAGCGATTGCGCCCCAACATCATTTAAATCTAGCGAACCTAGAAAAATCGGTTCATTGGGCTCGTAATACAATATTGGCATTATTTAAAAATCCCCGTGTCATGTGTGCTTCAAATGAGAAAGGCAATAACGGTTTACAAAGACAGGACTATTATCGGTTGTTCCATTTATTCCCTTCCTCTCATAGATTGTCACGAATTGGCATCGCCTGGATAGAGAGGAGCTTATTTGAAATCTTTGGCTGAATCAGAAAAAAAGAAATACACCCCCAAAGATCTTTTAATAACTTAGGAAGTTTGGGATCTACAATATACAGCAACAAATATTAAAATAACAAATCCTTAACAAATCCTGTAAAAATTAGTCTAAATGAAGCAAAAATTTTTATATGCAAATCATAAACAACATTTTCTGCTAAAATTAAGGATAAAGAAGCGAAAATAAATATTCCCTTACCCATTCGACTTTTTATCTTCCAATTTCCATGTGTTTGTCACATAGAAAGCCCTTCTTGACCCATTTTTTTATAGCTATTAGCTTCTTCTTGGGTAATAGTGGGATTGGTTATTTTTGAGTTGCATGTTCAACAAGCGCATCAATGAACTTCTTGTCATAATCCATTAGTTATTTTGCCTTTCTTTTGAAAATAACATTTTAATAATTCATTACTGATCGTTGCGTATACTGTATTACCTACCTTGAGGTTCATTGTAAACTTTATTCCATGAGTCTTCTGTTTCATGACCCCAATTAGAGATTTGAATTGCGGTCAAAGGTAAAGTAGATTCGCGAACTTTCTCTAAGAATTCGATAATTTCTATATCATCAATCTCATAAGGTTGTCCTTTCTCATTGAGAATGAGAAAGGTTAGTTTTTTAAACCATTCCCTTTAATTGCTTCATACAAGCTACGAATGACTGGACCATAACGCGATGCTTCTATGGATTCATTAATTAAGAGTTTATTTCGAGTTGCTAACCAAGAAGCGCCATGAGCCAGATAAATATTTTCTGAAACTTCATGCCAGACAATTGAAGATCAGCTTTTTCAGATTTTCAATTACGTTTAATAAAATAATTAGCAATAACTAATGCTGAATAAGTTTTTTTCGATTTTGTCCTCCATTTAGAAATGGAGCTCCCTACATTTTATTTCATTAGCTCTCTGATATGTTTACTAAAAAATAGCACAAAATCAGTTTGTATATAATCTTTGGTTATAGTTATTACTGGCCCTCCGTCGTCGAGGCGTTTTTAATAAATAGATTGGACTTTGTGCAAAACCAGCTTTTTGTTAACTTGAAGAGTACAGGTAATTTCAATTTTGTCATTGTTGACCCGTATCCTTCCAAGAATTATTGTGCCAACAATTTAAAAAGTGATGGCACTATCCCGCTCATAAGGATCGTTAGTTCTTTACTATTTATCGTTCTCTCCTATTTGGGTTATTTAACAATCAAGAAAATATTTAGAAATGCAGCTTAGTAAATTTGTCAGCCACAACGTGTCAGCAAAAAACAAAAGACAAAGAGCGCCCATCGGTGGTTCAACAAAAACCGTGTTTAGTCAAAAAAAGTCCTAAAAGGGCAACGTTAAATCCGATGCTTATCGGCCCGCCACACAGTGAATAATTAACTCACGAATAAAAAACTCCTTTTGGGTTGTGAATGAAGTTATTGAAGAAATCGGTTCCATAATAAGTGAGCAATAAGGCCTCAGCTCAATTTGTGATCTTTCTTACGCGCGCTACATGGGGAGTTTGAGTGATATCGATTAAAGGAGTATCTTAAGGAGCATCTTTGTGTTGTTTAAATCCGTATCCGACTAAGAAAACCTCACAATTGAGGTACGGGGAGAACACCAATACTTCAATACCTCAGTTAAACCCAGTGAGGTGGTCTTTTTTTCAAAAAAGCCCCAATGAAATTTCGCTCAACAACCTGAAATCAAATGATTAAACTCCTCATCACGATTCGCGATGCCTAGGGGGTAACAAAAGTATAGCGTTTGACTACCTCGTCAATACATCCAAAATGATTTAAAAGTTAAAACACTTATGGACTTGAGAACTGCTATCAACAAGGCGAGCTTACAAGTGCCCACTGTCAAGCTAATGCCGGACGGCGTATCGTCACGCTCGAAACCTATCGTGATAAAAATAATCAGCCTTAAAAAAATACGTCGTCACCGATTATCTGAAAACTGAGATAAAGAATGATGCACGCGTCGCCGCTAAAACTGAGGATGACATCGATGATGATGGGTTGCCGTTCTAAAAAAGAGGAATTAAAAATGATTTGGATGTGGTTAAGCTTTTTATAATCGCTTTAACAAACAAGCGTTCTTATATTTTGTTTTTGCCTATTACAAGCGCTCATAAAGAATTAACAATGAGAATAAAGTCAGAAAGTCACCCAGACACCCTACTGTTGTGGCATATCTGTCCCAATGACTTTTCACACATGAGTTACGAATTAAAACGCATTAATGGTCGAAATAGCTGGACAGAAGTAGAATATAAATTTTTATAAGGAGAGACGTATGACTCAAGAAACATTGGTATGAAAAAAAGAAGAAAAGATCATGATTGAAGGCGGGGATCCTCTCGTCCTTACTCGAAAATCCAGTGAACGCATCGATATCGCCGATAAGCGCAATGAGTGCTGTATCGAAGTACTCGAATCTAACGGTCACCAGGTCGCCCTTCGAATCAGCGCCCCAAAAACCTAGCTGTCGATCGCGAGGAAATTTGGTTAAGCAAAAAAGCAGTGAAGAGAGCGAAGAATGATTGATTTGAGTACGTTGCCTGCGGTGGTTTTCTGCTGGAGGAAGAATCACTTTGATTACAGGTGAAACTTCCATTAAGAAGCAAATCCAAATATTGCAAGATATGGGCTATTCTTTTGAATTTAACTCCAAAGGCAAGCTAATCTGTTTCACGTATTTATTTTGAGTCTTGTATGCCCCCTCGCATTTATTTAAACCCGTAAAAGGAACGCAATGCATCCTAACTAGGAAAACGTTAATAAAATTTAGCTGCTATGGAGGACGGATCTCGAAAGTACAAATAAAACACTTCCTCAAAACATGTACTTTAAATTATGGTTCGTATTTTTATGTCAAAAGTAATAATAGGCGAGATACATTTTGCAAAAAAAGATTAATAAAAATTTTTATTTCGTAAAGTTTTTTTGGAGCGGGAAACGAGATTCGAACTCGCGACCCCAACCTTGGCAAGGTTGTGCTCTACCAGCTGAGCTATTCCCGCCCATCTAAGCCAATTTCTAGATACTCTGGTATTTTAATGATTCGTAGATTAGCCTAAAGTAGGTTTCTGCCAGAGCGCTTCCTTTATAGTTAGACGGCTATTATTACCTTTCATAACTGGTTGTCAAGTCTTCCCAGACTATCTTTAAATAAATAACCATTGTCCATACGGTCAGAATGGCCGCAACCCACAAAAAAATTACCCCGCTCAGTAAGATCCACGAGGGTGCCCCAGGCACGTACCAAATCAATAAAATCAAAGCGATCATCTGGAGAGTCGTTTTAATCTTTGAGAGAAAGGTAACAGCCATACTGGTACGTTTGCCTAATTCCGCCATCCATTCCCGCAGAGCGGAGATAATTATTTCTCGACAAATGATAATCGCTCCAGGGATCGCCAAATACCCTACATAACATTCTCCAACCACCAGAACTAACGCTGCTCCTACTAGTAACTTGTCGGCTACAGGATCCAAGAATGCACCTAAGTCAGTCGTTTGTGATAAACTTCGAGCTATATAACCGTCTAGCCAATCTGTTAGTGCAGCAAATACGAAAATTATCGCAGCAACCGGGTGAGCCCATCTAAAAGGTAAATAATAAAAAAGACCAAAAATAGGAATAGAGGAAAGTCGGGTCAAGGTAAGGAAAATCGCAATATTCATAATAAAATTCTACGGCGATTAGTTAAGAGGTCAAGTTAATTAGAAGAACCGTGCAAAAAGTGGTAGATAGATTTAGCTAATTTCTCACTAATACCGGGAACCTTGGCAATTTCTTCCACACTCGCCTTTTGAAGTTCCTGTAACCCTCCAAAATATCGTAACAATTCACGGCGACGTTTAGGTCCAATCCCTTCTACCTGCTGCAAGGGAGATTCAACCCTACGTTTGGCCCGTTTGGTCCGATGTGCTGTGATAGCAAATCGATGAGCTGCATCACGAATTTGTTGAATCAAGTGAAAAGCCACATTATCAGGAGGAAGACGGATTTCTTCTTCTCGTCCCCAAATGTATATTTTTTCTAAGCCGGATTTTCGAGCAGGGCCCTTGGCTATAGCAAGCAAGATTACCTCACTTACTTGTAATTCTTCTAATACTTCTGCCGCTAATCGCAATTGTCCCTTACCTCCATCGATTATTAAGAGGTCAGGTAAAAAGCCTTCTCCTTCTTTCAATCGTTCTTTCAATCGTATGTAACGTCGTACAAGGACTTGCCCCATGGCTCCGTAATCATCTCCCGCTTGGAGATCGGAAATATTAAATCTTCGGTACTCGCGTTTTATCGGTCCCTCTTCTCCAAAAACAACGCAAGAGCCAATAGTGGCCTCTCCAAGAGAATGACTTATATCAAAACACTCGATACGGGAAATAGGGTTAGGTAATTGTAAGACTTTCTGTAACGCTTCTAATTTAATTAAGAAGGTATTTCTTTCCGATACATGTTGAGAAAGGGCTTGTCGCGCATTGCGAATAGCCATTTGTTGCCACTGCTTATAGGGTACGCGCTTTTGATCGGTAATCACTAGTTTTCGCTGTAAACTCGAAGATAGGGCTCTCTGAATCCATAGCCGGTCAGGCAAGGGCTCACTAGTTACAATCCGTTCAGGAATGTCGCCATTGCGTAGAGGGCTTAAATAATATTGGGAAATAAATTCTGCCAGGGCTGTTTTCTGCACCGTCACCCCCTTAGGCATATTAGGGAAAAAAGGTTTGTGGCCAATAATGCGACCTGTCCGAATGAATAAAATCGCAAACCCAATAGCTCCGCTGGTTTGTGAAACGCCAATTACGTCCACATTCTCCTTCCCACTCATAATGAACTGTTGCTTTTGAAGCTGGCGCAATTGCCGAATCTGGTCTCGATAATAGACCGCTTCTTCAAAATTTAATTCTCCAGAAGCTACCTCCATTCTATAATTTAATTTATTAATAATTTCATCGTTTTTTCCTTCAAAAAATAAAATAGCATCTTCTACTTGGCGCCGATAGCTGGGCTCATCAACATAACCCACACAAGGCGCTGTACACCGTTTAATTTGGTATTGTAAACAAGGACGGGTTCGGTTTTTAAAAAGGGAATCACTGCATTGGCGCAACTTAAATAATTTTTGAATTAATGTTAAGTTTTCTCGAACAGAACCTGCTGTAGGGTAAGGCCCAAAATAACGACCTGGAACTTTTTTAGATCCGCGGTAAAAATCCAATCGAGGAAATTTATGGTGGGTAGCAAGATAAAGGTAGGGATAAGACTTGTCATCTCGTAACAGTACATTATAACGCGGTTGGAACTGTTTGATAAAACTCGCTTCTAATAAAAGTGCTTCATTTTCGTTACGAGTAATAGTGGTTTGGATAGCATAAACTTGCGCCATCATTGCTTGAGTTTTTCTATCGAGACGGCGGTGAAAGTAACTACTTATTCGCTTTTCCAAATTGCGTGCTTTACCCACATAAAGGGTTTCCCCGTGGGAGTCTTTCATTTGGTATACGCCTGGCTCTGTTGGAAGGGTGTACAGATAAGCTTTAGGATCAGAAATGATCATAATCGTTCAATAGCTGGCGGAGAGACAGGGATTCGAACCCTGGGAGGAGGTTGTGCCCCCTCAACGGTTTTCAAGACCGCTGCATTCAACCACTCTGCCATCTCTCCAGTTAATGGATGTGACCCCTCCCGAACGGGGGTCCTTGTTTTCTAGTTCGGGAATTCTTTTTATATGCACACTACTCGCCTTCTGACAAGCTGATTGCTTCATTATATACGGCAATCCTTGTATAAGCACTACCAGAGTCTATCTAGATCTTTAAACTAGATCCTTAAAAAATCCCACAAGGAAACAGACCAACAAAATTTAATATTTTTAATTAGTTAAAAATAAAAGGCAAAAAGAACTAGAAAAGGGGTAACTAATATTGTGTATTATATAGTCTGTTTAATTGAGACTATAAGGGGGAAATCAACGGAAAGATTATTAATTGATTAGGAGCGTAATGATACAGATTAATTAAAGGTAGAAATATAGGCACTATAATCATAGTGCTTTTAAGTGGTGTTATTTTCCTTACTACTTCTTTGGCTTCCATTCGATCAAATCATCGCAGTATTATCGAAACTTTCAGTAACTTATTAATGTCAGTAACTTATTAATAAAGGGCTTTCCCCCTCAAGCTTTGAAGTTAGCACTCAAATCTTACAACTGCGTATTACAATTGGGCAAAAGCATACTGTCATGGTGGTGGATATTTCTAAGAGACTGTGGATAATTGATATGCGAAACGGTAAGTTGCTATTCAGTGGCGGCTATGTAGCTCAAAGGAAAGGCACCGGTATTCTTTATACAACCCTATTCTCAAAGCAACCCGGTTCTGATACTTTTTCAATTGGTGCCATAATAACTGGATAATAGAGCTATTACGGGCATCACGGCTTATCTGTGCGTGTTTCACGACTTAGAGAACAAGGTCTTAATAACAAAATAGCAGTACCCAGTTTACCTTCTACCCAAAAGAAGGTCGCTTAAGACGTAGCTATGGATATTTTGCTAAGGTGGGAGTTTCGTGTTCGCATACGCCCCTCAAGAAAACCACAACTCTTATTTCATGAATTAATTTCTCTAATCACTTAAACACTCTCCTCAGAGAGGGTTAAGCTAATTCTAAATAATCCATTCCTCCCATATAAGGTTTCAATACCTCTGGCACACGAATGCGACCATCCACTTGCTGGTAATTTTCCATGATAGCAATTAAAGTACGGCCCACGGCAAGGCACTGAACCATTGAGAGTATGGAGCAATTCAGGTTTTCTTATCTTAGGATTGCGCCAGCGTGCCTGTATTCGACGAGCTTGAAAGGTTTCACAATTACTACAAGAAGAAATTTCTCGATAGCGTTTTTGAGCGGGTAACCAAACTTCTAAATCATAAGTCTTAGCCGCAGAAAATCCTAAATCACCGGTACACAGTTCTACCACTCGA
Encoded here:
- a CDS encoding carbon storage regulator is translated as MIEGGDPLVLTRKSSERIDIADKRNECCIEVLESNGHQVALRISAPKT
- the uvrC gene encoding excinuclease ABC subunit UvrC — protein: MIISDPKAYLYTLPTEPGVYQMKDSHGETLYVGKARNLEKRISSYFHRRLDRKTQAMMAQVYAIQTTITRNENEALLLEASFIKQFQPRYNVLLRDDKSYPYLYLATHHKFPRLDFYRGSKKVPGRYFGPYPTAGSVRENLTLIQKLFKLRQCSDSLFKNRTRPCLQYQIKRCTAPCVGYVDEPSYRRQVEDAILFFEGKNDEIINKLNYRMEVASGELNFEEAVYYRDQIRQLRQLQKQQFIMSGKENVDVIGVSQTSGAIGFAILFIRTGRIIGHKPFFPNMPKGVTVQKTALAEFISQYYLSPLRNGDIPERIVTSEPLPDRLWIQRALSSSLQRKLVITDQKRVPYKQWQQMAIRNARQALSQHVSERNTFLIKLEALQKVLQLPNPISRIECFDISHSLGEATIGSCVVFGEEGPIKREYRRFNISDLQAGDDYGAMGQVLVRRYIRLKERLKEGEGFLPDLLIIDGGKGQLRLAAEVLEELQVSEVILLAIAKGPARKSGLEKIYIWGREEEIRLPPDNVAFHLIQQIRDAAHRFAITAHRTKRAKRRVESPLQQVEGIGPKRRRELLRYFGGLQELQKASVEEIAKVPGISEKLAKSIYHFLHGSSN